In a single window of the Acidobacteriota bacterium genome:
- a CDS encoding MerR family transcriptional regulator, whose translation MDRSPSVDVEIPDRPLFKAAEVCSIAGVQPYVLKSWEGEFPTLGASTTTGARVYRRVDIELVLEIRRLLFEEGLTLGAARRRLISEQPAAPEPIVADLPGTDARERILDVKRGLRSILDLLSAQGGSGRGT comes from the coding sequence ATGGACAGGTCGCCGAGCGTCGACGTCGAGATTCCCGACCGGCCACTGTTCAAGGCCGCCGAGGTCTGCTCCATCGCCGGGGTTCAGCCGTATGTGCTCAAGTCCTGGGAGGGAGAGTTCCCGACGCTGGGTGCGTCGACGACCACCGGCGCTCGTGTCTACCGGCGGGTCGACATCGAGCTGGTGCTCGAGATCCGGCGGCTGCTCTTCGAAGAGGGGCTGACGCTCGGCGCGGCGCGGCGGAGGCTGATCAGCGAGCAACCGGCGGCTCCGGAACCGATCGTGGCCGACTTGCCGGGGACGGATGCACGCGAGCGTATCCTCGATGTGAAGCGCGGGCTCCGGTCGATTCTCGACCTGCTGTCCGCGCAGGGCGGGTCGGGCCGCGGCACGTGA